The DNA segment CTGATGGAGAACCTCGGCTGTACCGAGGACGCCGTGTCGATCGCCCTGGAGCCCGTCGACCCCTCCGAGTGGAACGAGCGCGTCTACCGCCCGGAGGTGATGGAGCGGCGCGAACTGCTCCACAAGCTGCCGAACTACTGAAGCGCGGGCCGGGACGCCCCGCGCCGCCGGGGCGTCCCGGCCCGCGCAGGGCGTTTCCCACCGGGGCGTTGCCTTCACGGGCAGGGGGCGGCCACGCTGCCCGCCCCCTGCCCGTGGCCGTGCTCAGATCCCCTTGCGGAACGCCTCGGCGGTCGCCAGGAAGAGGTCGTTGCCCCGCGCCTCACCGATCGAGACGCGTACGCCCTCGCCCGCGAACGGGCGGACCACTACGCCGGCCTCGGCGCAGGCGGCGGCGAAGTCAAGGGTGTGCCCGTCGAGCCGCAGCCAGACGAAGTTGGCCTCGGAGTCGGCGACCGTCCAGTCCTGGGCGCGCAGCGCGGCGGTGACCCGGGCGCGCTCGCCGACCAGCGTCTCCACCCGCTCCAGCAGTGCGTCCTCGGCGCGCAGCGAGGCGATTGCGGCGTCCTGCGCGAGCTGGCTGACACCGAACGGCACCGCCGTCTTGCGCAGTGCCGCGGCCACCGGCTCGGGCGCGATCGCGAAGCCGACCCGCAGGCCGGCCAGGCCGTATGCCTTGGAGAAGGTGCGCAGTACACAGACGTTGGGGCGATCGCGGTACAGCGCGATGCCGTCGGGCACGTCCGTGTCGCGGACGAACTCGCGGTACGCCTCGTCCAGGACGATCAGGACGCGCGTGGGGACGGCGTCCAGGAAGCGGGCCAGCTCGTCGCGGCGCAGGGCGGCACCGGTCGGGTTGTTGGGGCTGCAGACGAAGATCAGCCGGGTGCGGTCGGTGATCGCGGCGAGCATCGCGTCGAGGTCGTGGGACCCGTCGGCGGTGAGCGGGACGAAGACGGGGGTGGCGCCGGAGATCCGGGTAATGACGGGGTACGCCTCGAACGAGCGCCAGGCGAACAGGACCTCGTCGCCCTCGCCGGCCGTGGAGAGCACCAGGGACTGGGCGACACCGACCGAGCCGGGGCCGGTGGCGATGTGCTCGGCGGGAACGCCGAAGTGCTGCGCGAGTTCGGTGGTGAGCGCGCCGACGGCCATGTCGGGGTAGCGGTTGAGGTCGCCCGCCGCGGCCACCACGGTCTCCAGGACGCCGGGCAGCGGCGGGTAGGGGTTCTCATTGGCGGACAGGACGAAGGGGACGGCGTGGTCCGGCTTTCCGGGGCGGTGGGCGGAAAGGGCATCCAGGTTCGGCCGCAGACGAGGGCCGTGCTGACGTTCGGTCACAGGGTTCGTGCCTTTCTCGGTGGGGCGGTGCGGGGCCGTCGGGGCGGTCAGCCCTGTGCTGCCGGTCCTGTACCTGTACTGTCGGCGCCGTCCGGCCGCCGGGCGAGGGCACGGTCGACGAGCAGCCCCGCGGCCCCGGTGCAGCCGTTGGGGTCCAGCAGGCCGACAAGTTCACCGTCGGCGAACACACCCTTCAGCTCGGGCAGCCCGGTGAGGATCTCGGCCAGCGGGCGGCCCTCGCGATCGGCCAGGACGGAAGCCCGGGTGAGGCACTGGCGGGCGGTCGTCCTGCCGATCCGGGGAGCGAGGACGGCGGCAATCCGCTCCGTGACAATCTGACTGCCAGTCAGGTCAAGGTTGGCGCGCATCCGTTCCGGTCGGACGGTCAGGCCCTCGGCCAGCTCCACCGCGGTGTGGGCGGCGCCACCCGCCAACCGGAGGCACTCGCGCAGCAACAGCCACTCGGCGTGCCATGCACCCCCGGACCGCTCGTCCTCGGTGGTCAGGCACTGGGTCAGGCCGGCCGCCAGCACCGGCACCTGCAGCGCGGCAGAGCGGATCAGCGTCGCCAGCACGGGATTGCGCTTGTGCGGCATGGCGGACGAGACCCCACGGCCGGCCGGGGCGGGTTCGGAGGCCTCCCCGACCTCGGTGCGGGCCAGGACCTGGACATCCACGGCGAGTTTCCCGAGGGCCGCCGCGGTGTGGGACAGCGCGGCGGCCAGGTCGGCGATCGGGGTACGCAGCGCGTGCCACGGAAGGACGGGCCGGGCCAGCCCGGTCTCCTCCGCGTAGGCCGCGGTGAGCCGGTCGAGGTAGTCACCGAGCCCATGGTCGGGGACGCCGCCGTCGACCTTCGCGTACTCCAGGTATCCGGCCAGCGTGCCGGCGGCGCCGCCGAGCGCCACCGGCAGTCCGTGGACCAGGATCCGCCGCAGCCGTTCGGCGGACTCCAGCACCAGCTGGC comes from the Streptomyces sp. KMM 9044 genome and includes:
- the pcaB gene encoding 3-carboxy-cis,cis-muconate cycloisomerase; translation: MNGCDADTGLLSPVRAGTPVEAATGDRAWLQAMLDAEAALARAQARLGTLPATAATAISCAARAERLDARALALAARETANPVVGLVQALTAVVAADDPAAAEYVHRGSTSQDILDTGTMLVVARVLPVLLADLHRTADALAGLALEHRDTPMAGRTLTLHAVPTTFGLKAAGWRQLVLESAERLRRILVHGLPVALGGAAGTLAGYLEYAKVDGGVPDHGLGDYLDRLTAAYAEETGLARPVLPWHALRTPIADLAAALSHTAAALGKLAVDVQVLARTEVGEASEPAPAGRGVSSAMPHKRNPVLATLIRSAALQVPVLAAGLTQCLTTEDERSGGAWHAEWLLLRECLRLAGGAAHTAVELAEGLTVRPERMRANLDLTGSQIVTERIAAVLAPRIGRTTARQCLTRASVLADREGRPLAEILTGLPELKGVFADGELVGLLDPNGCTGAAGLLVDRALARRPDGADSTGTGPAAQG
- the hisC gene encoding histidinol-phosphate transaminase, translated to MTERQHGPRLRPNLDALSAHRPGKPDHAVPFVLSANENPYPPLPGVLETVVAAAGDLNRYPDMAVGALTTELAQHFGVPAEHIATGPGSVGVAQSLVLSTAGEGDEVLFAWRSFEAYPVITRISGATPVFVPLTADGSHDLDAMLAAITDRTRLIFVCSPNNPTGAALRRDELARFLDAVPTRVLIVLDEAYREFVRDTDVPDGIALYRDRPNVCVLRTFSKAYGLAGLRVGFAIAPEPVAAALRKTAVPFGVSQLAQDAAIASLRAEDALLERVETLVGERARVTAALRAQDWTVADSEANFVWLRLDGHTLDFAAACAEAGVVVRPFAGEGVRVSIGEARGNDLFLATAEAFRKGI
- a CDS encoding tautomerase family protein; this translates as MPHVNIKHFPTPVGEEQSARLVAAITAALMENLGCTEDAVSIALEPVDPSEWNERVYRPEVMERRELLHKLPNY